From Micromonospora echinospora:
ACCTCGACGGCGTGCTCTTCGTCGACCGGCTCGACGCGGCCGGCCGCAAGGAGGCCATGAAGGCGATCCGCCAGGCCGAGTGGTACGACCAGGGCGCCCCGCCCACTGTCAAGCTCAGCCCGCACGCCGCCGGCAACCCGTTCGGCCTGGGGCGGTGACCCGGATGCGCCTGGTCTTCGCCGGCACGCCGGCGGTCGCCGTACCGGCCCTGGACGCGATCGCCGCCTCCGGGCACGAGCTGCTCGCCGTCGTCACCCGTCCCGACGCCCCGGCCGGTCGTGGCCGGGGACTGGTCCGCTCGCCGGTCGGCGCGTGGGCCGACGCGCACGGCGTCGAGGTGCTCACCCCGGCCCGCCCGCGCGAGCCGGAGTTCCTCGACCGGCTGCGCGAGCTGGCGCCGGACTGCGTACCGGTGGTCGCCTACGGCGCGCTGGTGCCGCCGGTGGCGCTGGAGATCCCCGCGCACGGCTGGATCAACCTGCACTTCTCGCTGCTGCCCGCCTGGCGGGGCGCCGCGCCCGTGCAGCACGCGGTGCTGCACGGCGACGCGCTCACCGGGGCCAGCGTCTTCGAGCTGGAGGAAGGGCTGGACACCGGCCCGGTCTACGGCACGGTCACCGACGAGATCCGCCCCGCCGACACCTCCGGCGACCTGCTGGAGCGGCTCGCGCACTCCGGCGCCGGGCTGCTGGTGGCGGTGCTCGACGCGATCGGCGCCGGCACCGCCCGCGCCGTGCCGCAGCCCGCCGACGGCGTCTCGCTCGCCCCGAAGCTGACGGTGGAGGACGCCCGGGTC
This genomic window contains:
- the fmt gene encoding methionyl-tRNA formyltransferase, translating into MRLVFAGTPAVAVPALDAIAASGHELLAVVTRPDAPAGRGRGLVRSPVGAWADAHGVEVLTPARPREPEFLDRLRELAPDCVPVVAYGALVPPVALEIPAHGWINLHFSLLPAWRGAAPVQHAVLHGDALTGASVFELEEGLDTGPVYGTVTDEIRPADTSGDLLERLAHSGAGLLVAVLDAIGAGTARAVPQPADGVSLAPKLTVEDARVRWGDPAFAVDRRIRACTPAPGPWTTFRDDRVKLGPVTPVADGPELKPGELHVAKSGVLVGTATTPVRLGEVRAAGKKAMPAGDWARGARVTAGEVFA